A segment of the Marmota flaviventris isolate mMarFla1 chromosome 2, mMarFla1.hap1, whole genome shotgun sequence genome:
ATCTACCTACctgcctacctacctacctatctacctacctacctacctatctacctacctactttcctacctacctacctacctatctacctatctaactatctacctacctacctacctacctacctacctacctatctacctacctactttcctacctacctacctacctacctatctacctatctaACTATCTACCTACCTGCCTGTCTACCTACCTACctgtctacctacctacctacctacctatctacctacctacctacctacctacctgcctacctacctacctatctgtGGGTCTATCCTCCATCTCAAGAGTTCTTTCAAGGGCTTGGCTTATAGGATAGGGGTCCGACTGAGACCAAGCTTTGCAGGGGTCCCTTAGGAACCCAGGCAGGGCCGATGCTGCCATCTTGAGGCAGAACTTCCCCTTCAGGGACTCTGGGTGTTTGCTCTCAGCCCTGCACTGAGTCCACTGTGGAGAAGCCCAGCTGGTTGCCAAGGGCGACCTCCTTTATGTACTGCCAGGGGTCTATAAGGTGCTAACCCCCTCTGCCAAGTGCCCCACCGTAATACCCGCGTTCACATCCATCTAAGTAACTGTGCAAGGATCGCGGCCACATGGGTACATGAAACCCTCCGTCACACACGGTATGTAGAGCCATAATTCTGTCTGAGATTAGTCAGAGGACCATGCAGACAGACAAGAACAAGGGTTAGGATGGAGGCCCGGGGAGTCCAACATTTAGACTTCAGGTGAAGAAGGAGGTGCTGGGCAAGGAGACCATGAAGATCCAGGCGCCAATCAAATCCAGGAGGCTGGGGTTCCACCCATCAGATGGAATGGGCCCGCCCCCTTGCAGGACTTGTCAGGGCCTCTAACATGCACACAGGCACGTGGAGCCCCGTGAGGAGGCGTGCTAATCACATTTCCTGGACTCATTTAATCAGAAACCAGGGcggtggttatttatttatttatttaattgtgaaCCTTTGGGAAACTCTGGGGAATAAATAATGACACAAATAGTCAAAATTGTGAAAGTGGCCCTGCCCTCGGATTGCCTAAAAGGGCCCTGAGAAATGCCGTCTGTGGGCAGGACGGGCCTCTTGAATTCCCCATCCTGAAGGTGAGACGCTGGGGCCTGACTTGGAGGTGAGTGGAGTGGAAACGCCTCGCCAGGGCTTGAATCCCCGCTccacccctgagggcagggccacCTGGGCCCTTCTCTGCCCTCTCCAGGAGCCGCTCTGCAAAGCTGGGGCATCGGATGAGGTGGAGGCAGCCGGGCTTGGTGGCTCCTGGAAGGAGCCGTTCCTGAGGTCGTCATCTTGCTGTTGCACAAGACAGAGGGAGTGTCAGCCCAGGGCCACCGGCTGTCCTCATGCAGCCAGACCTGGAGAGGAAGCGGATGCCTGTCGCTGGCCACTGTGGGGGCCACGGGTGACTCCCGTAGGGGAGGCTTGAACCCCGCTTCTGGCCATGGTTCAGGGCTGTGGATAAACAGCCTCCCTCCTGGTGGGCTCGGCCCAGCTGGGCCCTTTGGTGGGAGGCTCCCTGAGTCAGCCGGCCCTGGGGCCTGCGGGTCTAAACCAGCACACCAGGCCTGGGGCCCTGGAGGAGGGGGCCTGGGCTGGCCCCTGAAGTGCCGTGTGACTTGGGAGAGGCCTCAGGACCCTCTGTTTGGAGGTGGCACGGCCTGTCTTTCCTAGGAAGCCCTCTCTCACGGCTCACAGGAGGTGGCAGGGCAGGGACTGGGCCTGGCCCCAAAGTTCTCCCCCTGCACCTGATATTCTACCCCAGTGGGAGGGGGGTGAGAGGAGCCACCCAGAGGCAGGTAATCGTGATTCTAGGTGAAGTGTCGCTGCAGGCGTCTCTGTTCAGGGACTTAGAGCCAGAGCAACAGAAGTGGCTGCCAGGAGTGGCGGGAGGTGGAATTAGGCACGACCCTGATGGGTGGGGGTTCTGTTTTGGGGTGATGAGGAGGGTCTGGCATTAACAGCGGCCACGGTCGCCCAACTCTGTAGGTAACGAGAAGCTGGGGTGGGTGGACCGTATGACATGTGAGTCATCTCTCGACAAAACTGCTGTGACAAATGTGAGCACAAGGAGCGGCCACTGTCCCTGGGGGAGGCGACAGTGCAGAGGGCATGTGCAGGTGCCCCGTGGGGAGGGGCTCCACCGCAGCACGCCCACCCCAAGGTGAGGATGTCCTATGTGGAAAGCGCACTGGGTCCCCCcttcctcccagcctccctgcgGGCAGCTCGGGGCGCTGTCCACTCACTGGTGGTCCTCGCCCCACCCCCCCGGCGTcggacagaagaggctggacaccCAAGGAATcgtcaggaagcaggtttattgactgTAGGGTCCAGAGGGGCGGATGCCTGAAATTCTCTGGATCTTGAGTCTGGAAATTCTTGGAACCTTATCCCCAAGGGGACGGGGGTGCTGGGTGCTTCCATTTTTGTAGAGTCtacataaaagaatattttttcccttgagtTCACAGAGAGTGCTTTTGGTCCCATGTTTTTTTAGATTAGTCAGAGGTTTTACAACAAAAGCAGAAGTGACACCATCAAGTCTCCGGTCACACTCAGTTTTTGCAAGATGGAGCAACTCGGCCTCACAAGACATAGGAAGCTCTGCCCCACATGGGGTTTTTTGTAGGAATTTTGGCTGATGTCCTGTGTAAAAAGCTTTCTGACGAGAGGAGGAACTTACAAGTTACAAATATGGTGGGGGTTTCTGCTGGATTATGGTGAGGGTCCCCCAGGTGGGGGTCTCCCGGGTGGGGGTCTCCCGGGTGGGGGTCTCCCGGGTGGGGGTCTCCGGTCTGCTTGACCTCCAGCCTGCGCCTTGGTGGCTGCCGCTGTCCACCGAGAGAGGATCAGATGGCTTATGGCCAACCCAGGGAAGATCTAGGTTCAAAATTCGAAGTACGGTTCCTACcgaatatttgaaaaattgtaaGTCAACCCTTGTGAACTGAGGGCCCTCCACTCAGGAGCACGGAGTCCCTCGGGTGCTCAACACAGTGTGAAATACTTGATGGGCCTCTTCGCCTTAGGCCTGGCCACAGCCAAAAACCGCAAACAGACTTAAACTTTCAGCAGTTGCATTGCAAACCACGACCTCTGTTACTCGTGGCTGACCACACGTCCCCTGGGCCGGGGTTGGGGGACAGACAGTCAGGAAGCTGTGTGAGGCCTTGCAGTGGGGTCAGGGTCGGGTAATATGGTGATGACCCAGGACACAGCCGGTTCTTGGCCTATGGAAGCACAAAGACGCCTCTCAAGTGGCTCCCTAAGTCAGCGTTGCCCTGATCTGGAGCAGGAGTTCCCGTGGGGTCACTTGATGTCCAGTTTGCTGCTGGCTCTGCCTCCCGTTTTATAGACAAAGTGATGTCGATGCGGTGAGATGGTCAAGACCACTCAGCAAGAGCGAGTCCAGGGCAGGACTGGCTGGCAGGGCATCCACAGCCATGCTGTCCCACAGCCTGTGCCCCAGCCCTGATCCGGGAGCGTGTGTGAGTCCTTCAAAGGTGACCTTGGCTGCAGACTGGAGACCTGGGAGATGGTGGTGGCTAATATTGGAGGTGGAGAGGCCAACAGAGGACAGGTGGACATGGAAGTGGGTAGATCCAGCTCACACTCATGGGGTTGAGTCTCAAAGACGTGCCGACCCACCAGGTGGGAGGCATTAAAAAGAGGTGCATTGAACAGTGAGCCCCAGGGTTCTGGAGGGCAGACTGAGCAGTGctatagattttagattttttctttttctgtagtggggattaaacccaggggcacccaGGGGCTAACACTGAGCTCggcccccagtcctttttattttgagacaggatctcactaagttgcccagccccatctggaacttgcaatcctcctgcctcagcccctgcccCCCACAGGGCTGTGCTACTTATGGAGACACAGAATGCAAGTTCTGTTTAGCGAAGGACAGAACTGAATGAAGGACACTGAGGCGGATGGGTACAGCTGCCTTGAGAACGCGCAGGCAGTGGCTCTTACTCTGGATGTTATTTGACTCCTGATTTGAAGGGAAGGTCAAGTGTAGGCACTCAAAAATACATCCAGTGTGAATGAAGACTGAACCTCGGCCGTCCGTGATTCTGGGCCTCGTGGGCACCCAAGGGAGCTGGTGAGGAGCTCCCATGGAGGGATCTAAGAAATTTGTGAAGCTCCATCATTGCAAAAGCACAAGACCCCTGATCTACACGCCAGAAGCCGGAGGAAATCAGTGGATCCCCCAGCCCCCCAGGCTTGCGACTTCCCAAGGCAGCATCCAGGGACAAAACTCAAGGTTAGGGAGCTGTGACAAGTGAAGGGGCCACGTGGGACAAGACGCATGCTCACAGGGTCCCCCTTCCTCGTGGCTGCTGAGCTGCTTTAATGCACAAGTGACAGCTTTGGGCTCTTTCCGGGGACAGACCTCTCCACCTGGGGATCAACACCACCCACGGGTGGCTCCCCTCTGGCCGATGCAGTCTTGCCCCAGACCAGGCAGAACATGAGGAGCCCAAGGCTGTGACCAGCTGTAACCAGCAGCTCCCTGGGGAAGGAAGTTGGGGGGGGACTTTTTGGTGACAAAATCAGAGTCAGATTGGCCAGGAATTATGGGCTCACTACACCCTGATCCTCCTGGGGTCTAACAGCTGGCTGCTAATCTTCATTTCCTGTTCCACTGAGTTCACTGCTGCAGCGCTGCCTGGCTCTAAGCTGCCTGATCCTGGAGTTCGGGCCACGGCCCCTCCACTGGCGCGGCCCCTGAGGCTTGGCATGGTGCTGGCCACAGCAGGCACATAATTAGGCGCATCCCAGGGACTGGGGCGGTGTGCCATGCAGCACTCAGCCTCGCCTGTGCCCCGTGGCAGAGCCCAGCCAGGCCCTGTGCTTGGCCCTAAGGGGAGCACATGCAGCAAGTCCCCTGATGGAAGGCCTGCTCGGGCCTCTGTTTAGCCTCCCATCTGTTCAACATGTGGGTCTGGGTCTCCACATGCCCTGAGGTCACACATGCCCTGACTGGGCAGCCCAGAGGGTACAGGCTTGGCACACCCAGAGCTGTGGGACTCCCCATGGTGTAGGGAGGCTGGTCCCAGAAGCTGATGCCTTGGGGTGAGCGACCTTTTTGGGTCTCGGCCCTTGGACAGCTCCACTGCTTCCCACCCAAGCTCTTCTCTGGGTCCCTCTGGGCACCTTTGAATAAAGTATTGACTGGCAGTCTTGGTTGCTGAGACCAGGACAAGGGAGAAGTAGGACTGGACCCCCAGACAGGTGGGGGCCGAGGCCAGGGTCTGAGCACTGTTGTCCCAAGCAAGTCTTACCAGAGACCACTCTCCTGCGGCCACGGAAGGGGTGGCTCCTTGCAAAGGCttggatgtgtgtgtgggggatggggaggaaggtgggagggggtggggcaggcGATGGAAGGCAGGAGGGGATGGCCAGCCCTACTGAGCCCCTGCTGAAGCTGCTGTGCCCACCTTGGCTTCCAGGTCTGATTCTCCTCCAGGAGCGAATTCCAAACCTCAAAGTCTTTTCCTTATAATAATCCATCCCACTTGGTGTGCAGAATGACATCTCACAGTGACACGGCACCTTTTGCTTCTCAAAGGACTTTTATGCTTGTCTCATTCTTCAGTCCTCACAATGACCTCATGTTACATAAGAGGAAACGGAGGCAGGGACCAGGAGATTGTGCATCTAGCAGTCAGCTAAACTGGGACCTCGggtccctcccagctctgctgtcTGTACTGCTTGCTGTAGCCTCTTGCCTCACCATGCCATGGAACTGCCTACTGGTCACTGAGAACACATAGGCACTCCCAACCGAGTTCTGCGGATGCTCAGAGAGAGGCTTTCCTCTGGTCCACTTGTCAGTGCAGTGTATACAGCAAGTGCTTAATAAGTGCTTATTGGGTTCTCCTTTTGCATGGACCACATGTGGAATGGTGAGAGGAGCCAAAGGCTCATGGTCGCTGGGTTTTTGTAAGAATTTAACCTTCATTAATCTGCAGAGTCATCCTCCAAAGTCCTAGCTGCATGGATTAATGACACCCAGGGCAACGGTGCAGCCAGGTCCGGCTGTGCATTCGACCACAGACCAAAGCTGGGCCACTGTTCTCTGGAGCCCTGAGCTGTCACACTGAGGCAGGGAGGGACCACCGGCTCGGCCActcctgcccctgctccctgATCCCCTCGGCTCCTGGGAAGCAGCAGCAGGCCCCGCAGGGTCAGCAGGGGACAATAATACTGTTGCATGTAGGGGGCACTTGGCTGTGCCCAGGTCACCTCCTCATCACGGCTGTGCACTGCCATGCGGGAGGGCGGGAATCGCTTTCCTGTATTTTTCCTGAGACACCAACTCATTGCTCGAGATCACGGGAGGCCGCCAGCTCCTTGCTGGGTCCGTGCTGGACAGCCGCTGTCCGTCCGTCCTCGCGCACAACAGCAGCAGCCCCGGGGCCCGTTCACTGGCTGCCCCTCGCCCAGTCCTACAGTTTGTGAATCTGGCGGTCCACCGAGATGGAGGTGCGCAGCGTGCCCATGGAGTTGTCCGCCGGGACGGGCTCGGGCACGCAGCCCGCTTTCCCGCACGTGCCCCGGTACACCTCGCGGGACTTCTTCCGGAAGCGCTTGCCCACGATGACGTACACCAGCGGGTTGAGGCAGCTGTTGCTATAGGCCACGTAGGAGCTGATCTGCGTGATGACGTCGATGATGTGCTCGTTCCAGCAGCCCGAGAGGATGCCGAGGCGCAGCAGCGTGTCCAGGAAGGTGCTGATCTGGAAGGGCAGCCAGCACACGACGAAGAGCAGCAGCACGGCCAGGACCAGCACGGTGGCCTTCCTCTCTGTCTGGATCTCCTTGAACTTCTGCATCTCGTTGTTCCGGAGCACCTGCATGATCTGCACCGTGCAGAAGGTGATGACGCTCAGGGGCAGCAGGAAGCCCACCAAGTTCAGGAGAACATTGGTGAACACCTCCCAGGTGTGGGATGGGTAGATGATGACGCACGCGGTCACATTGTGGCCCTCCTCACTGTACCCCCTCATGGTCCGGAACACCAGCATGGGCGAACTCAGGAGCAGCGTGCACCCCCAGATCACCAGGCTGTAGAGTTTGGCCCAGCGCACCCCGCGCATCCTGCCCATGGACATGGTCTTCACCAGAGCCAGGTAGCGGTCGATGCTCACCAGCATCAGGAAGCAGATGCTGCTATACAGGTTCATGTAGATCATGGTGTTCACCACCCGGCACAGGACCTCTCCGAAGAGCCAGTCAAAGTTGTTGGCGATGGTGATGGCCCAGAAGGGCAGCCCGCAGGCCAGGATCAGGTCAGCCACCGCCAGGTTCCCCAGGTAGATTTCGGCCACCGTGCACCTGCTCTTGTGCAGGCAGAACACGCTGAGGACAAAGACGTTCTCGACCGCAGCCAGCACGAACAAGACCCAGAGGAAGGGGGCCTGGGTGGCATTGAGCCAGCCCCACCACTCGGTGTCGGGGCAGCTGCTGTCCTGGGAAAGGGTCCCGTTAAGAGCAGATTCGAGAGCTTGTGAGGTGATGTTGAGCATTTCAGTGctgaaagaaagtgaaaaagggGCTTTTAAAACTCCAGGTCACAAGCGCAGGAAGGTGTGGGGGAGTGGGATGGTccatctgccccccccccccccccccccccgcagcagGAGAATGGGCTGAACTGCTGCAGCCAGTGCCAGGAGACCCTGAGACCCCACCCTCCATCTTACAGTGCCCCTCCACACCTGGACCTAAACGGAGACCTCATTTCTTCACCTTGAAGCTCCCCCGGGGTACTTCCTGGGCCAGTGTCCATCAACAGCACTAACGTTAACCATCTGAGTGTTGGGCCGGGGGTGTCTAGAAGCTTCCACAACAGAAGGGTGCACAAGAGTTCCTCACTTATCCTGTGACCCCTCCCAAAGGAGGGGTCATTCAATTGTGTCACGGATAAGCAATtaattagacaagaaaaatatCCTGCCAGACTGGGAGACTCCAGCCTGGGCATGAGACCGAGGGCCATCTGCTCACACCCTGTCTCCTGGGTAGCCTGCCTCTTCTGGAAACGGGTAGCTTCTTGTTTTCACGCCCTCCATCTGCAAAGTGTGGGGTGATCGTGGTGGGATGCATGATGGAGAGAGAAGGTGGGGTGTTGCAGACAGACAGTCCTGCTGACTTCAAATCctggtttgcttatttattagctgtgtgacttcgGGGAAGtcgcctctctgaacctcagtgaCCTAACCACTTCTTAGGATTGTGATGGAGCTCTGAAATGATGTGCAGAAAGCTCTAAACTGCATTTGGTTCAATAAACTGGTAATTATTTTTGTCCACTTATTGAAACAACTGAGtcaaaccccagccccactgtttGCAGTTCTGGCTTCTGTGTGGGTGACTATTGATGGAGAGGGTCTGGAATgctcccctgaaagctcatgtacTGGTCAGTGTGGTGGCGTTCAGGGGTGACAGCCTGGATTATGAGGCCTGTGACCTCTTCAGTGGATCAGTCCATCTGAGGGGTTCATGATTTGAACAGACTCTTGGGTGTTGACCACAGGCAGGTGCATGTGGTTTGGGGGAGTAGGTCCCCGGGGGCCATGGCCTGGGACTATATCTggtcctctctctcttcctccttcccagcGGTAATGAGCCAAGCAGGAGTCCTCCctatgctcttccaccatgatgttccaccCACCTCGGGCCCCGAGCAGTGGAGTCAGTTGACCAGGGACTGAGACATCTGcacccatgagccaaaatgagtctttcctcctctaagttgttgtcaggtattttgataacCCAAAGGCTGAGTAATGCAGTGACCTTGTCATCAACCCACTGACTCCTCTTTCACTCAGAGACCAGGAGGGAGGCTGTGTTCTGGAAGTGTCTGCGGTGAAGACTAACCATTTCTACCTTCAGGAAAGAGGCACAGGACTTGGGCAGAAGTGGGCACCAATTCTAGCTATCTCTAGGTGCGTAGTCTTGGGAAAATTGCTTGACTCTCTCggcttccatttttcttcctgggGAGTAGCACATTATTCACCTCCCGACTTTCCCTGCGTGATGGTGGCAAGGTTCACATCCGAGAGTGGTAGTGAAGACACCCTGAAAAGTGTGCAGCACACTCAGAGAGCGGCGGGCATGTCCCTAGGGCTTGTGGTGTGTGCGTGGAGAGGAAGGGGCTCCTCCTGGGAGGCCCATGGCTGGGAGGCTCAGGAGGAGGAGCTGAGCAACCGAGTGCAGGAGAGGCTGCCCGTGGCCTCTGGGGTTTCCCAGGGAAAGCCCTGCTGCTTGTGCAGCTGGAAGCCATCTTGAGCTGGACTGGGGCCCACCCATCCAAGCTTTTATCCTGGAGGGGCTTCTGAGCACCTGCTCTGAGCTGAGCCCCGCCCTGGGACAGGGACACGAGAGGAATCCCACTCTCCCCTGGTCCCGTGAGTGTGGGGTGGAGTGGCCGGCCCAGGTACAGGATGAGGGTGGTGCAGGTGGATGAGGATGGGGAGCCAGGGGTGGGAGACGGGCAGAGCAGGCAGCGGGAGCCGCTGTCACAGAGTCGGAGAGGAGTGAGACGCTGGGGCACGTTCCGGAAGGTGGTACCGGGGGTTGGGGAGGACGGGGGGAAAGTGCGAGAGGTGAGGTTGACTAAGGGAACCGAGTGTCTGTGCTGGCTGCTGGGGAAGTGGGGCGCTGCCCctggaaggagggggaaggggagctGAGGGGTGTTCTGGAAAGATCCCTCTGGTGGCTTGAATAGGCCCCAAACTGTTTTGATACTGTTGCCTTCAGAAGGAGCAGCGCACTTCCCCTCCCCGTGGATATGGGCGGGGCGTGGCGCCTTGCTTCTGACCAACGGTGGCAGTGGCGGTGTCCTCAGGAGTAGGTCATAAAATGTGCTGCGGCTTCCTTCTTGGCCTCTTGGATTGCTTGATCTGGGGAACGCAGCCACCATGTGGGGAGGACACCCAGGTGGCCACAACCAAGGAACCGAGCAGGACCCCCTGGCGGTGGGTCCCCGGGCCCCAGAAGGGCCCAGTTGCTTCTGCTCCCTGAGCTTTGCATCCTCGCAGCTGAGGCTCCGGACACCAGGCCACAGGGACGAGCTCCCCAGCGCAGCTTCTAGTCCTGACCCCAAGCAGGAGGCTCCTCTCCAGTCTTCTGAAGCTAAGACCTCCCGTGGCTACTCCCTTAGTCGGCGTGTGGCCCCATTTCTGCAGCTATAGAACACCCGGGGCCTCGGTGCCCCAGACCCGGGCACTTGGTGTGTCGCTAGAGACTGAAATACAACGCTGGGCAATGTCCTGGCTTCTCAGCTGGACACGGGGAGAGCCAGCGGGCTGGCACCCTGGCCCACAGCTCGTCCTGAGAAGCTGCAGGATCAGCTGTGGGTGGGGTGTCGGGAGCCTGGGACCAAGTTGGCCCTCTGGAAGGCTGCACCTGCCACAGAAGGGGACGCCGGGTGGCCTTGCGTTCAAGGTTGGACGCTCTGACCTTCGTTTCCAAGTTTGCCTGGGAGGTCTCGCATGTGACAACCAGGAGCATGCCCCGTGGCCCTCCCACCGTCCCCTGCAGCAGCCCActcccccacctgcctgcagggaTCAGGACACTCGACCACTCTTGGCTTTGGACTCAACGTTGTCTGCTCCTTGGCTGTTGTCCGGGCCTGAGGACCCAGGGCCTGGCTCTCTGGGGAGCGCTCAGGCTGTCTAAGCAGCACAAGGAGAAGCCCCTGCACTCACCTGAGGGAGGCTGTGGTGGGCATGGGGTCCTCATGCACAGAGAGCAGCACTGGTCTCTTCCAGGTG
Coding sequences within it:
- the Bdkrb2 gene encoding B2 bradykinin receptor, coding for MFSTWKRPVLLSVHEDPMPTTASLSTEMLNITSQALESALNGTLSQDSSCPDTEWWGWLNATQAPFLWVLFVLAAVENVFVLSVFCLHKSRCTVAEIYLGNLAVADLILACGLPFWAITIANNFDWLFGEVLCRVVNTMIYMNLYSSICFLMLVSIDRYLALVKTMSMGRMRGVRWAKLYSLVIWGCTLLLSSPMLVFRTMRGYSEEGHNVTACVIIYPSHTWEVFTNVLLNLVGFLLPLSVITFCTVQIMQVLRNNEMQKFKEIQTERKATVLVLAVLLLFVVCWLPFQISTFLDTLLRLGILSGCWNEHIIDVITQISSYVAYSNSCLNPLVYVIVGKRFRKKSREVYRGTCGKAGCVPEPVPADNSMGTLRTSISVDRQIHKL